Proteins co-encoded in one Pseudorhizobium banfieldiae genomic window:
- a CDS encoding HpcH/HpaI aldolase/citrate lyase family protein, which yields MTDAQEPRTADRRQPASYLFVPGNRPDRFAKATASGAHTIIIDLEDAVGPNDKDTARAAAMAWFAQGGTGVLRINGADTPWLASDLEALAGFPEALIMVPKANAAVLSRVSRHLPRRRLIPLLESVEGYVGVHEIAAWAGVYRIAFGNLDFGLDARVPDTGASLDPVRLQIAIASRHAGLPSPIDGVTVDLDDAAVLAADIARARALGFTAKLCLHPRQVAAVNEGFAPTKAELDRARRIVAAAGLAKGSVVQLDGRMIDRPVVERAQALLDQAGTDLSFEALE from the coding sequence ATGACTGACGCTCAAGAGCCACGAACTGCAGATCGGAGGCAGCCGGCGAGCTATCTCTTCGTTCCGGGTAACCGTCCCGACCGTTTCGCCAAGGCCACCGCCTCCGGTGCCCACACGATCATCATCGATCTGGAGGATGCCGTTGGACCGAACGACAAGGACACGGCGCGGGCCGCCGCCATGGCCTGGTTCGCGCAGGGCGGGACGGGCGTTCTTCGCATCAACGGCGCCGATACGCCCTGGCTCGCCTCCGATCTCGAGGCGCTCGCCGGTTTCCCGGAAGCGCTGATCATGGTCCCGAAAGCGAATGCCGCTGTATTGAGCCGCGTGTCTCGCCATTTGCCCCGCCGTCGCTTGATCCCCCTTCTCGAAAGCGTCGAGGGTTACGTGGGCGTCCACGAAATCGCGGCCTGGGCGGGCGTCTACCGGATTGCCTTCGGCAATCTTGACTTTGGGCTCGATGCACGCGTTCCGGACACCGGTGCGAGCCTGGATCCGGTGCGACTGCAGATCGCAATCGCATCGCGGCACGCAGGCTTGCCCTCGCCGATTGATGGGGTCACCGTGGACCTCGACGACGCGGCGGTGCTGGCTGCCGACATTGCACGCGCCCGCGCTCTCGGCTTCACTGCAAAGCTCTGTCTGCACCCGCGGCAGGTGGCGGCTGTGAATGAGGGCTTTGCGCCGACGAAGGCCGAACTCGACCGGGCGCGTCGAATCGTTGCTGCCGCCGGCTTGGCGAAGGGAAGCGTCGTGCAACTCGATGGCAGGATGATCGACCGGCCAGTCGTTGAACGTGCACAGGCGCTTCTTGATCAGGCGGGCACAGACCTGTCGTTTGAGGCGCTTGAGTAA